The Xanthomonas sp. DAR 34887 genome has a segment encoding these proteins:
- the treZ gene encoding malto-oligosyltrehalose trehalohydrolase, translated as MADGTVAFVLWAPDAASVELVFDDGSRQPLAAAADGYFAATLACAAGTRYRYAIDGGEPVPDPASRWQPDGVHGASAVLASDGYRWQHDAWRGRPWAETVFYELHVGACGGYAGLRAQLRTLAALGVTAIELMPLAAFPGRHNWGYDGVLPYAPAAAYGHPDELKALIDEAHGLGLSVFLDVVYNHFGPDGNYLGQYASTFFREDAPTPWGAAIDFRLAPVQRYFIDNALMWLHEYRFDGLRLDAVHAIVPNAFLDTLREAIAASVPDGRHVHLVLENEANQAGVLERGYSAQWDDDFHNSLHVLLTGEHEGYYAGFADAPAQHLARVLGEGFAYQGQADHRGHARGEPSGHLPPHKFVIFAQNHDQIGNRARGDRLITQVSEPALRAALALTALTPMIPLFFMGEPWGSRTPFLFFTDFAPPLDEAVREGRRREFAHFAAFADPEQRATIPDPNAPSTFQASIADISDATHGDGARWRDWFVALMALRRQHLAPALMQARALGARTLGPKAVAAGWSLGIGEWHVAANFGDAPVALDLPGETVHAENPGDDPALLPPNAFVARYRPGSAT; from the coding sequence ATGGCCGATGGCACGGTCGCCTTCGTGTTGTGGGCGCCGGATGCCGCCAGCGTCGAGCTGGTGTTCGACGACGGCAGCCGGCAGCCGCTGGCCGCGGCCGCGGACGGCTATTTCGCCGCCACCCTCGCCTGCGCCGCCGGCACCCGCTACCGCTACGCGATCGACGGCGGCGAACCGGTGCCCGATCCGGCCTCGCGCTGGCAGCCCGACGGCGTGCACGGCGCCAGCGCGGTGCTGGCCAGCGATGGCTATCGCTGGCAGCACGACGCCTGGCGCGGCCGGCCGTGGGCGGAAACGGTGTTCTACGAACTGCACGTGGGCGCCTGCGGCGGCTACGCCGGGCTGCGCGCGCAGTTGCGCACGCTGGCGGCGCTGGGCGTCACCGCGATCGAACTGATGCCGCTGGCGGCGTTCCCCGGCCGCCACAACTGGGGCTACGACGGCGTACTGCCGTACGCGCCGGCCGCGGCCTACGGCCATCCCGACGAACTGAAGGCGCTGATCGACGAGGCCCACGGCCTGGGCCTGAGCGTGTTCCTGGACGTGGTCTACAACCACTTCGGCCCGGACGGCAATTACCTCGGCCAGTACGCTTCGACGTTCTTCCGCGAGGACGCGCCGACCCCGTGGGGCGCGGCGATCGACTTCCGGCTGGCGCCGGTGCAGCGTTACTTCATCGACAACGCGCTGATGTGGCTGCACGAATACCGCTTCGACGGCCTGCGCCTGGACGCGGTGCACGCGATCGTGCCGAACGCGTTCCTGGACACCCTGCGCGAGGCGATCGCGGCCAGCGTGCCGGATGGTCGCCATGTGCACCTGGTGCTGGAAAACGAGGCCAACCAGGCCGGTGTGCTGGAGCGCGGCTACAGCGCGCAGTGGGACGATGACTTCCACAACAGCCTGCATGTGCTGCTCACCGGCGAACACGAGGGCTACTACGCCGGCTTCGCCGATGCGCCGGCGCAGCACCTGGCGCGGGTGCTGGGCGAAGGCTTCGCCTACCAGGGCCAGGCCGACCACCGCGGGCATGCGCGCGGCGAACCCAGCGGCCATCTGCCGCCGCACAAGTTCGTGATCTTCGCGCAGAACCACGACCAGATCGGCAACCGCGCGCGCGGCGACCGGCTGATCACGCAGGTGTCCGAGCCGGCGCTGCGCGCGGCGCTGGCGTTGACCGCGCTGACCCCGATGATCCCGCTGTTCTTCATGGGCGAGCCGTGGGGCAGCCGCACCCCGTTCCTGTTCTTCACCGACTTCGCGCCGCCGCTGGACGAGGCGGTGCGCGAAGGCCGGCGCCGCGAGTTCGCGCATTTCGCCGCGTTCGCCGATCCCGAACAGCGCGCGACCATTCCCGACCCGAACGCGCCGAGCACGTTCCAGGCGTCCATCGCCGACATCAGCGATGCCACCCATGGCGACGGCGCGCGCTGGCGCGACTGGTTCGTGGCGCTGATGGCGCTGCGCCGCCAGCACCTGGCGCCGGCGCTGATGCAGGCACGCGCGTTAGGCGCGCGCACGCTGGGACCAAAGGCGGTGGCCGCGGGCTGGAGCCTGGGCATCGGCGAGTGGCACGTGGCCGCGAATTTCGGCGATGCGCCGGTGGCGCTGGATCTGCCCGGCGAGACGGTGCATGCCGAGAACCCCGGCGACGATCCGGCGCTGCTGCCGCCGAATGCCTTCGTCGCCCGCTACCGACCCGGTTCCGCCACGTGA
- a CDS encoding 1,4-alpha-glucan branching enzyme: protein MSEREQAPDPSPVWDAPLEAANDERERLALQALARGDAVDAFAWLGPHSDGNGVVRVRALVPGADALGLLDGNGKLVARMRAHPDAEGVFEGELKTGTAYRLRIVWPDAVQELDDPYAFGPVLDEAWLQGMAEGDGAALRTALGAHHSRVGTVDGVRFAVWAPHARRVALVGDFNGWDGRRHPLRLHRQAGVWELFVPGLRGGEHYQYEILDADGTPLPRKADPVARHSTRAPDTASVVPSATDFAWHDSAWLAQRETRAGAAQPMSIYELHAGSWRHDAHGQPLQWDALAAQLIPYVRELGFTHIELLPITEYPFGGSWGYQPLGLYTPTARHGDADGFARFVDACHQAGIGVILDWVGAHFPDDAHGLQRFDGTALYEHADPREGVHREWNTLIYNYGRAEVVAYLIGSALEWIERFHVDGLRVDAVAAMLYRDYGRNEGEWVPNAQGGRENLEAIAFLRRLNAEIAQRFPGVRVIAEESTAWPGVTAPPEQGGLGFSHKWNMGWMHDTLSYMRRDPIHRQHHHSEMSFGLVYAFSEQFVLPLSHDEVVHGKGSLLAKMPGDTWQRFANLRAYLAFMWAHPGRKLLFMGGEFGQWQEWDHDRALDWAQAQRPEHRGVARLVGDLNRQLRALPALYRSDRVAEGFEWSVADDHRNSVFAFVRHDRAGGAPPLLAVSNFTPNVHHDYRLGVPRGGLWREILNTDSGHYGGSNQGNGGALRSIAQPMHGHAQSLALTLPPLSTLWLQAEH, encoded by the coding sequence ATGAGCGAACGGGAACAGGCGCCGGACCCAAGCCCGGTGTGGGACGCGCCGCTGGAAGCGGCGAACGACGAGCGCGAACGCCTCGCCCTGCAGGCACTGGCGCGCGGCGACGCGGTGGACGCGTTCGCCTGGCTGGGTCCGCACAGCGACGGCAATGGCGTGGTCCGGGTACGCGCGCTGGTGCCGGGCGCCGACGCGCTGGGCCTGCTCGACGGCAACGGCAAACTGGTGGCGCGGATGCGCGCGCACCCGGACGCCGAGGGCGTGTTCGAAGGCGAACTGAAGACTGGCACCGCCTATCGGCTGCGCATCGTGTGGCCGGACGCGGTGCAGGAACTCGACGACCCCTACGCCTTCGGCCCGGTGCTGGACGAGGCCTGGCTGCAGGGCATGGCCGAAGGCGACGGCGCCGCGCTGCGCACCGCGTTGGGCGCGCACCACAGCCGTGTCGGCACGGTCGACGGGGTGCGCTTCGCGGTGTGGGCGCCGCATGCGCGGCGGGTCGCGCTGGTCGGCGACTTCAACGGCTGGGACGGCCGCCGCCATCCGCTGCGCCTGCATCGCCAGGCCGGTGTCTGGGAACTGTTCGTGCCGGGACTGCGCGGCGGCGAGCACTACCAATACGAGATCCTCGACGCCGACGGCACGCCGCTGCCGCGCAAGGCCGACCCGGTCGCTCGCCACAGCACGCGCGCGCCGGACACCGCGTCGGTGGTGCCGAGCGCCACCGACTTCGCCTGGCACGACTCGGCCTGGCTGGCGCAGCGCGAAACGCGCGCCGGCGCCGCGCAGCCGATGAGCATCTACGAGCTGCACGCCGGCTCCTGGCGCCACGACGCGCACGGCCAGCCGCTGCAGTGGGATGCGCTGGCCGCGCAGCTGATCCCGTACGTGCGGGAGCTGGGCTTCACCCATATCGAACTGCTGCCGATCACCGAATATCCGTTCGGCGGCTCCTGGGGCTACCAGCCGCTGGGCCTGTACACGCCGACCGCGCGGCATGGCGACGCGGACGGTTTCGCGCGCTTCGTCGACGCCTGCCACCAGGCCGGGATCGGCGTGATCCTGGATTGGGTCGGCGCGCACTTTCCCGACGACGCGCACGGCCTGCAGCGCTTCGACGGCACCGCGCTGTACGAACACGCCGATCCGCGCGAAGGCGTGCACCGCGAGTGGAACACGCTGATCTACAACTACGGCCGCGCCGAAGTGGTCGCCTACCTGATCGGCAGTGCGCTGGAGTGGATCGAGCGCTTCCACGTCGACGGCCTGCGCGTGGATGCGGTGGCGGCGATGCTGTACCGCGATTACGGCCGCAACGAGGGCGAATGGGTCCCCAACGCCCAGGGCGGGCGCGAGAACCTGGAAGCGATCGCCTTCCTGCGCCGGCTCAACGCGGAGATCGCGCAACGTTTCCCCGGGGTGCGGGTGATCGCCGAGGAATCCACCGCCTGGCCGGGCGTGACCGCCCCGCCGGAGCAGGGCGGGCTGGGCTTCAGCCACAAGTGGAACATGGGCTGGATGCACGACACGCTGAGCTACATGCGGCGCGACCCGATCCACCGCCAGCACCACCACAGCGAGATGAGCTTCGGCCTGGTGTACGCGTTCTCCGAGCAGTTCGTGCTGCCGCTGTCGCACGACGAAGTGGTGCACGGCAAGGGGTCGCTGCTGGCGAAGATGCCCGGCGACACCTGGCAGCGCTTCGCCAACCTGCGCGCCTATCTGGCCTTCATGTGGGCGCACCCGGGACGCAAGCTGCTGTTCATGGGCGGCGAGTTCGGGCAGTGGCAGGAATGGGACCACGACCGCGCGCTGGACTGGGCGCAGGCGCAGCGCCCGGAGCACCGCGGCGTGGCGCGGCTGGTCGGCGATCTCAACCGCCAGCTGCGCGCGCTGCCGGCGCTGTACCGCAGCGACCGCGTGGCGGAAGGCTTCGAATGGAGCGTGGCCGACGACCACCGCAACAGCGTGTTCGCCTTCGTGCGCCACGACCGCGCCGGCGGCGCGCCGCCGCTGCTGGCGGTGAGCAACTTCACCCCGAACGTGCACCACGACTACCGTCTGGGCGTCCCGCGCGGCGGGCTGTGGCGCGAAATCCTCAACACCGACAGCGGCCATTACGGCGGCTCCAACCAGGGCAACGGCGGCGCCTTGCGCAGCATCGCGCAGCCGATGCACGGGCACGCGCAATCGCTGGCGCTGACCCTGCCGCCACTGTCCACCCTCTGGTTGCAAGCGGAGCATTGA
- the glgA gene encoding glycogen synthase GlgA, with protein MSPPPPADLPDRQRDTHPVLHAPRRRHRDARGRFIRNAEVTVKLQPAPRRASLFVTSEMADFIKAGGLGDVAAALPRALRGSCDIRVLIPGYPAVLRKTGPLEIVGHIAAHAGLPACALGRAERPDGLCVYVLLCPQLFERQGSPYVSSEGRDWEDNALRFATLSHAAAQIAGGRAGLDWNPDLLHLNDWPCALAAAYVRWSGGRTPCLLTIHNLAYQGLFPYAMAGALGIPNEGLQDLEFYGQMSFLRAGIVHADHVNTVSVSYAAQITGPAQGCGLDTLLARHAASGRLSGIVNGIDASWDPRTDDHLHAHFGIDQVQGKRENAAQVRRAFGLIDSDGPLFAVVSRLVHQKGLDMICEVAPQIVAAGGQIVVIGGGEPQIEQAVAALARRFPGHVGAHIGFEERLARRMFAGSDFLLMPSRFEPCGLSQMYAQRFGSLPIAHATGGLIDTVDDGVTGFLFDEPSADGLRRCLQRVFRTFRRPGLLQAMRRAAMLRPSGWDLAGRKYMALYDRTAPLSPAVA; from the coding sequence ATGTCGCCTCCACCGCCCGCCGATCTGCCCGATAGACAACGCGACACCCACCCGGTCCTGCACGCGCCCCGCCGCCGCCACCGCGATGCGCGCGGACGCTTCATCCGCAACGCCGAAGTCACCGTCAAGCTGCAGCCGGCACCGCGCCGCGCCAGCCTGTTCGTGACCTCGGAAATGGCCGATTTCATCAAGGCCGGCGGCCTGGGCGACGTCGCCGCGGCGCTGCCGCGCGCGCTGCGCGGCAGCTGCGACATCCGCGTGCTGATCCCCGGCTACCCCGCGGTGCTGCGCAAGACCGGTCCGCTGGAGATCGTCGGCCACATCGCCGCGCATGCCGGATTGCCGGCCTGCGCGCTGGGCCGCGCGGAACGCCCGGACGGCCTGTGCGTGTACGTGTTGCTGTGCCCGCAGCTGTTCGAACGGCAGGGCTCGCCCTACGTGTCCAGCGAAGGCCGCGACTGGGAAGACAACGCGCTGCGCTTCGCCACGCTGTCGCACGCCGCCGCGCAGATCGCCGGCGGCCGCGCCGGGCTGGACTGGAATCCGGACCTGCTGCATCTCAACGACTGGCCGTGCGCGCTGGCCGCCGCCTACGTGCGCTGGTCCGGCGGGCGCACGCCGTGCCTGCTGACCATCCACAACCTCGCCTACCAGGGCCTGTTCCCGTACGCGATGGCGGGTGCGCTGGGCATCCCGAACGAGGGCCTGCAGGACCTGGAGTTCTACGGGCAGATGTCGTTCCTGCGCGCCGGCATCGTCCACGCCGACCACGTCAATACGGTCAGCGTCAGCTACGCCGCGCAGATCACCGGACCGGCGCAGGGCTGTGGCCTGGACACGCTGCTGGCCCGGCATGCCGCCAGCGGCCGCCTCAGCGGCATCGTCAACGGCATCGACGCCAGCTGGGACCCGCGGACCGACGATCACCTGCATGCCCATTTCGGCATCGACCAGGTGCAGGGCAAGCGCGAGAACGCGGCCCAGGTGCGCCGCGCGTTCGGCCTGATCGACAGCGACGGCCCCCTGTTCGCGGTGGTGTCGCGGCTGGTGCACCAGAAAGGCCTGGACATGATCTGCGAGGTGGCGCCGCAGATCGTCGCCGCCGGCGGCCAGATCGTGGTGATCGGCGGCGGCGAGCCGCAGATCGAGCAGGCGGTGGCGGCGCTGGCGCGGCGCTTCCCCGGCCATGTCGGCGCGCACATCGGATTCGAGGAGCGCCTGGCGCGGCGCATGTTCGCCGGCTCGGACTTCCTGCTGATGCCGTCGCGCTTCGAACCCTGCGGGCTGAGCCAGATGTACGCGCAGCGGTTCGGCAGCCTGCCGATCGCGCACGCCACCGGCGGCCTGATCGACACCGTGGACGACGGCGTGACCGGCTTCCTGTTCGACGAGCCGTCCGCCGACGGCCTGCGCCGCTGCCTGCAGCGGGTGTTCCGCACCTTCCGCCGGCCCGGCCTGCTGCAGGCGATGCGCCGTGCGGCGATGCTGCGGCCCAGCGGCTGGGACCTGGCCGGGCGCAAGTACATGGCCCTGTACGACCGCACTGCCCCGCTGTCGCCGGCGGTGGCATGA
- a CDS encoding response regulator yields MRDTCAFTTILLVEDDQTIRELARMMLDADGFRVFAAGTAREALALLGQHPDVDLIFSDVQMPGCDGVTMVRELRRRAVTIPALLTSGMENPDSATLPLRTGFLPKPYSHAGLLAALERLQAAA; encoded by the coding sequence ATGCGTGACACGTGCGCTTTCACCACCATTCTTTTGGTGGAGGACGACCAGACGATCCGCGAACTGGCCCGAATGATGCTCGACGCCGACGGCTTCCGCGTGTTTGCCGCCGGCACCGCCCGGGAGGCGCTGGCCCTGCTCGGGCAGCACCCCGACGTGGACCTGATCTTCAGCGACGTGCAGATGCCCGGCTGCGATGGCGTGACCATGGTCCGAGAGCTGCGCCGGCGTGCCGTCACGATCCCGGCCTTGCTCACGTCCGGCATGGAAAATCCAGATAGCGCAACGCTGCCGCTGCGTACCGGCTTTCTGCCCAAACCCTATAGTCATGCCGGCCTGCTGGCCGCGCTGGAACGCCTGCAGGCCGCGGCGTAA
- a CDS encoding two-component system sensor histidine kinase NtrB, with amino-acid sequence MSTHARYRQIVELSHDCIKEIGRDGVVRSINTHGLSLLGAAEPRHVVGRVWQELWPEEMRPLAEAAFDAALRNEQYEFWAQRETFDGRPRWWHVLASPLTNADAQVESVLVISRDVTQHRQVEAALRTLGDLPPPGDAAPPSTDAAALGRRWQAEHVELRGQLDIALAAQRVAERAMTQAQKGEAIGQMLAGIVHDFNNMLQTAMTSVSMVAEHPQRLQPDQRKLLGIAGEALQHGARMTRRLLGFARAHPVKPQWLDLCEVVAHMQPLLAQALGGEMKLQLTSLAGGATTYADRSSVEQAVLNLALNARDACQSGDVVSIRCGSLQVPPGQAAAMRQPGRYVTLSVSDQGEGMSEDTKSRLFEAYFTTKPEGKGTGLGLAQVYGLVRQAGGFVDVDSELGRGTTITLAFPYVAQPPPGEGEDEGDAAVPAAA; translated from the coding sequence TTGTCCACCCACGCCCGCTATCGGCAGATCGTCGAACTCTCGCACGACTGCATCAAGGAGATCGGCCGCGACGGTGTCGTGCGATCGATCAACACGCACGGCCTGAGCCTGCTCGGCGCGGCCGAACCCAGGCATGTCGTCGGTCGCGTGTGGCAGGAACTGTGGCCGGAGGAGATGCGGCCGCTGGCGGAAGCGGCGTTCGACGCCGCCTTGCGCAACGAGCAATACGAATTCTGGGCGCAGCGCGAAACCTTCGATGGCCGGCCGCGCTGGTGGCATGTGCTGGCCAGCCCGCTGACCAACGCCGATGCGCAAGTGGAAAGCGTGCTGGTGATCAGCCGCGACGTCACCCAGCATCGCCAGGTCGAGGCGGCCCTGCGCACGCTCGGCGATCTGCCGCCCCCCGGCGACGCCGCTCCGCCGTCGACCGATGCGGCCGCGCTGGGCCGGCGGTGGCAGGCCGAACACGTGGAGCTGCGCGGGCAGTTGGACATCGCCCTGGCCGCGCAGCGCGTCGCCGAGCGGGCCATGACCCAGGCCCAGAAAGGCGAGGCGATCGGGCAGATGCTGGCCGGCATCGTCCACGACTTCAACAACATGCTGCAGACCGCGATGACCTCGGTGAGCATGGTTGCCGAGCATCCGCAGCGCCTGCAGCCGGACCAGCGCAAGCTGCTCGGCATCGCCGGCGAAGCGCTGCAACACGGCGCGCGCATGACCCGGCGCCTGCTCGGCTTCGCCCGCGCGCACCCGGTCAAGCCGCAGTGGCTGGACCTGTGCGAGGTGGTCGCGCACATGCAGCCGCTGCTGGCGCAGGCGTTGGGCGGCGAGATGAAGTTGCAGTTGACCAGCTTGGCCGGGGGCGCCACCACCTATGCCGACCGCAGCTCGGTCGAGCAGGCGGTGCTGAACCTGGCCCTGAACGCACGCGACGCCTGCCAATCCGGCGACGTGGTATCGATCCGCTGCGGCAGCCTGCAGGTGCCGCCGGGGCAGGCTGCGGCGATGCGCCAGCCGGGCCGCTATGTGACTCTGTCGGTCAGCGACCAGGGCGAGGGCATGTCCGAGGACACCAAGTCGCGGCTGTTCGAGGCCTATTTCACCACCAAGCCCGAGGGCAAGGGCACCGGCCTGGGCCTGGCCCAGGTCTATGGCCTGGTGCGCCAGGCCGGCGGGTTCGTCGATGTGGATTCCGAACTGGGGCGCGGCACCACCATCACCCTGGCGTTTCCGTACGTCGCCCAGCCGCCGCCAGGCGAGGGTGAGGACGAGGGCGACGCGGCGGTGCCGGCGGCGGCCTGA
- a CDS encoding cysteine hydrolase family protein: MNRPALLIVDMISRFDFPDGARLARAALPVAGRIAALRARFHRRDWPVLFANDNFADWQTDFEGLWRLCADPAQRGARIAELLAPQPQDYYVLKPKHSAFLDSALQTLLAQLRVTRLVVTGVATDACLLATAIDARMRDFQVQVPPSCCATFGAARQQRALRLLHEAFAVSLSERLPAR, translated from the coding sequence ATGAACCGGCCGGCCCTGCTGATCGTGGACATGATCAGCCGCTTCGATTTCCCAGACGGCGCGCGGCTGGCCAGGGCGGCGCTGCCGGTGGCCGGGCGCATCGCGGCGCTGCGCGCGCGATTCCATCGCCGCGACTGGCCGGTGCTGTTCGCCAACGACAACTTCGCCGACTGGCAGACCGATTTCGAAGGCTTGTGGCGGCTGTGCGCCGATCCGGCGCAACGCGGCGCGCGGATCGCCGAACTGCTGGCGCCGCAGCCGCAGGACTATTACGTGCTCAAGCCCAAGCACTCGGCGTTCCTGGACTCGGCGCTGCAGACCTTGCTGGCGCAGTTGCGCGTCACCCGTCTGGTGGTCACCGGCGTGGCGACCGACGCCTGCCTGCTGGCAACGGCGATCGATGCGCGGATGCGCGATTTCCAGGTGCAGGTACCGCCATCGTGTTGCGCCACCTTCGGCGCGGCGCGGCAGCAGCGCGCATTGCGGCTGCTGCACGAGGCGTTCGCGGTCAGCCTGAGCGAGCGCCTGCCGGCGCGCTGA
- the mdoH gene encoding glucans biosynthesis glucosyltransferase MdoH, whose translation MSMVAPTPTLPDSVALDAGHAVLPPEAPLPMPVQSLRQGKLRNRRLPSTPPGMFWRRLYVFGTTALMTAYASVLIGKVLLIGGVSVLEACLMVLFVPLFAWIAFSFVSALAGFVTLVFGGGRKLGIDPDAPLPLVRSRTALLMPTYNEDPHRLMAGLQAIYESVEATGQIAHFDFFILSDTTRAAVGAEEEQVYAELVERTGGQGRIYYRRRADNAERKAGNIADWVRRFGGAYPQMLILDADSLMTGETIVRLVAGMENNPDVGLIQTLPEVVNGNSLFARMQQFGGRVYGPVIAYGVAWWHGSESNYWGHNAVMRTQAFAEQAGLPALPGRKPFGGHVLSHDFVEAALMRRGGWATHMVPYLQGSYEEGPPTLTDLLVRDRRWCQGNLQHSKVVFARGLHWISRMHMMIGIGHYFTAPMWGLLMLIGIAIPLQSGGFDLVATVVSPFSPARYWHQQDSTRVFWVFAVTMFVLLAPKVLGYFAMLLKPEERRGCGGGLRALLSMLLETVLAALMAPVVMYVQSRGVAEVLAGKDSGWDAQQRDDGRLSWLALARSYGGLSAFGLMMGGMAYVVSPSLAAWMAPVVIGMALAIPVVAVSSSRAAGLWLRQLRILAIPEEQKPPAVLLRAGELRRAAAARRAAG comes from the coding sequence ATGAGCATGGTCGCCCCCACACCGACCCTGCCCGATTCCGTTGCGCTCGATGCCGGCCACGCGGTGCTGCCGCCCGAGGCGCCCCTGCCGATGCCGGTGCAATCGCTGCGCCAGGGCAAATTGCGCAACAGGCGCCTGCCCAGCACCCCGCCGGGCATGTTCTGGCGGCGCCTGTACGTGTTCGGCACGACCGCACTGATGACCGCCTACGCCAGCGTGCTGATCGGCAAGGTACTGCTGATCGGCGGCGTCAGCGTGCTCGAAGCCTGCCTGATGGTCCTGTTCGTTCCGCTGTTCGCGTGGATCGCGTTCTCGTTCGTCAGCGCGCTGGCCGGATTCGTGACCCTGGTGTTCGGCGGCGGGCGCAAGCTCGGCATCGATCCGGACGCGCCGCTGCCGCTGGTGCGTAGCCGCACCGCCTTGCTGATGCCCACCTACAACGAGGATCCGCACCGGTTGATGGCCGGACTGCAGGCGATCTACGAATCGGTCGAGGCCACCGGGCAGATCGCGCACTTCGATTTCTTCATCCTCAGCGATACCACGCGCGCCGCGGTCGGTGCCGAGGAAGAGCAGGTCTACGCCGAGCTGGTCGAACGCACCGGCGGCCAGGGCCGCATCTACTACCGGCGCCGCGCCGACAACGCCGAGCGCAAGGCCGGCAACATCGCCGACTGGGTGCGCCGTTTCGGCGGCGCCTATCCGCAGATGCTGATCCTGGACGCGGACAGCCTGATGACCGGCGAGACCATCGTGCGCCTGGTCGCGGGCATGGAAAACAATCCCGACGTGGGCCTGATCCAGACCCTGCCGGAAGTGGTCAACGGCAACAGCCTGTTCGCGCGCATGCAGCAGTTCGGCGGCCGCGTGTACGGTCCGGTGATCGCCTACGGCGTGGCCTGGTGGCACGGTTCGGAAAGCAACTACTGGGGCCACAACGCGGTGATGCGCACCCAGGCCTTCGCCGAACAGGCCGGCCTGCCGGCCTTGCCCGGGCGCAAGCCGTTCGGCGGGCACGTGCTCAGCCACGATTTCGTCGAGGCCGCGCTGATGCGCCGGGGCGGCTGGGCCACGCACATGGTGCCGTACCTGCAGGGCAGCTACGAGGAAGGCCCGCCGACGCTGACCGACCTGCTGGTGCGCGACCGCCGCTGGTGCCAGGGCAACCTGCAGCATTCCAAGGTGGTCTTCGCGCGCGGCCTGCACTGGATCAGCCGCATGCACATGATGATCGGCATCGGCCATTACTTCACCGCGCCGATGTGGGGCCTGCTGATGCTGATCGGCATCGCGATCCCGCTGCAGAGCGGCGGCTTCGACCTGGTCGCCACGGTGGTGTCGCCGTTCTCGCCGGCGCGTTACTGGCACCAGCAGGACTCGACCCGGGTGTTCTGGGTGTTCGCAGTGACCATGTTCGTGTTGCTGGCGCCGAAGGTGCTGGGCTATTTCGCCATGCTGCTGAAACCCGAGGAGCGGCGCGGCTGCGGCGGTGGCCTGCGCGCGCTGCTGAGCATGCTGCTGGAGACCGTGCTGGCGGCGCTGATGGCGCCGGTGGTGATGTACGTGCAATCGCGCGGCGTGGCCGAGGTGCTGGCCGGCAAGGACTCGGGCTGGGACGCGCAGCAGCGCGACGACGGCCGCCTGTCGTGGCTGGCGTTGGCACGCAGCTACGGCGGACTCAGCGCGTTCGGGCTGATGATGGGCGGAATGGCCTACGTGGTGTCGCCGTCGCTGGCGGCGTGGATGGCGCCGGTGGTGATCGGCATGGCGCTGGCGATTCCGGTGGTCGCGGTGAGTTCCTCGCGCGCGGCCGGGCTGTGGCTGCGCCAGCTGCGCATCCTGGCCATTCCCGAAGAGCAGAAGCCGCCGGCAGTCCTGCTGCGCGCGGGCGAATTGCGCCGCGCTGCCGCCGCCCGCCGCGCCGCCGGCTGA
- a CDS encoding alpha/beta hydrolase, giving the protein MLETVEHETAASPAWTVLWLHGLGADGHDFAPLVPELLQPGWPALRFVFPHAPVRPVTINNGVRMRAWYDIVSPDFSNRADSAGVAASVAQVEELIAREETRGVPAERLLLAGFSQGGAITLATGLRRQRPLAGLIALSTYLPEVADVARWHAPAALSQPLFMAHGQGDPVIPQPYAEQTAQVLQALGMPVQWQRYPMAHQVCAEEIADLRAWMSARFAAG; this is encoded by the coding sequence ATGCTGGAAACAGTGGAACACGAAACTGCCGCTTCGCCGGCGTGGACCGTCCTGTGGTTGCACGGACTCGGCGCCGACGGCCACGACTTCGCGCCGCTGGTGCCGGAACTGCTGCAACCGGGCTGGCCGGCGTTGCGCTTCGTGTTTCCGCATGCGCCGGTGCGCCCGGTGACGATCAACAACGGCGTGCGCATGCGCGCCTGGTACGACATCGTCAGCCCGGACTTCTCCAATCGCGCCGACAGCGCCGGCGTCGCCGCCTCGGTCGCCCAGGTCGAGGAACTGATCGCGCGCGAAGAGACCCGCGGGGTGCCCGCCGAGCGCCTGCTGCTGGCCGGTTTCTCGCAGGGCGGGGCGATCACGCTGGCGACGGGGCTGCGCCGCCAGCGGCCGCTGGCCGGCTTGATCGCGCTGTCCACCTATCTGCCGGAAGTGGCCGACGTGGCCCGCTGGCATGCGCCGGCGGCGCTGTCGCAGCCGCTGTTCATGGCCCACGGCCAGGGCGACCCGGTGATTCCGCAGCCCTATGCCGAGCAGACCGCGCAGGTGCTGCAGGCGCTGGGCATGCCGGTGCAGTGGCAGCGCTATCCGATGGCGCACCAGGTTTGCGCCGAGGAAATCGCCGATCTGCGCGCCTGGATGAGCGCGCGCTTCGCCGCCGGCTGA